A genomic window from Sebastes fasciatus isolate fSebFas1 chromosome 7, fSebFas1.pri, whole genome shotgun sequence includes:
- the c15h3orf52 gene encoding TPA-induced transmembrane protein homolog isoform X1, translated as MDIELQPIERNGNDEAAYPSNDRVTAGNGGGVAYRTPDATERDGLLSVRTTGCNRDTVPSGHAAEAQRNRGNTYTPQESSAVCRVKRELNEVIFWKVRLWMIIIFIFLLIIAVTLISLAVCSVIHEDVDENFDRSLFKVPQYFNGSFQLPNLVFTEELSTLSSNESQALAAELQEKLTDLYRLSPALGRYFSQAEIYAFRNGSVIADYQLTFLMPEEQQDQLRNITVSREMVYNVLRQFLYDQEQDESGPMYIDRVSLNMVLRH; from the exons ATGGACATTGAGCTGCAGCCCATCGAGAGGAATGGGAACGATGAAGCAGCATATCCGTCTAATGATCGG GTGACAGCAGGTAATGGAGGTGGTGTGGCCTACAGGACCCCTGAtgcaacagagagagatgggTTGCTTTCTGTACGG ACTACTGGTTGTAATAGGGACACGGTGCCCTCCGGCCATGCAGCAGAAGCTCAAAGGAATCGGGGAAATACATACACTCCTCAAGAG AGTAGCGCCGTGTGCAGGGTAAAGAGAGAGCTGAATGAGGTCATCTTCTGGAAAGTCAGACTATGGAtgatcatcatcttcatcttcctcctcatcatTGCTGTGACTCTAATTTCGCTGGCCGTGTGCTCAG TGATCCATGAGGACGTGGATGAGAACTTTGACCGTTCGTTGTTTAAAGTTCCTCAATATTTCAATGGGAGCTTCCAACTGCCCAACCTGGTCTTCACAGAGGAACTTTCCACCCTCTCCTCCAATGAAAGCCAAGCACTTGCTGCTGAACTTCAAGAAAAG CTCACAGACCTCTACAGACTCTCCCCTGCTCTTGGACGATACTTCTCCCAAGCGGAGATCTATGCTTTCAG GAATGGTTCAGTCATCGCTGACTACCAGCTGACATTTCTCATGCCAGAAGAGCAGCAGGATCAGCTGAGAAACATAACTGTGAGCAGGGAGATGGTGTACAACGTGTTGAGACAGTTTCTATATGACCAAGAGCAAGATGAGTCAGGGCCGATGTACATCGATCGAGTTTCCCTAAACATGGTTTTAAGACACTAG
- the c15h3orf52 gene encoding TPA-induced transmembrane protein homolog isoform X2, whose product MDIELQPIERNGNDEAAYPSNDRVTAGNGGGVAYRTPDATERDGLLSVRSSAVCRVKRELNEVIFWKVRLWMIIIFIFLLIIAVTLISLAVCSVIHEDVDENFDRSLFKVPQYFNGSFQLPNLVFTEELSTLSSNESQALAAELQEKLTDLYRLSPALGRYFSQAEIYAFRNGSVIADYQLTFLMPEEQQDQLRNITVSREMVYNVLRQFLYDQEQDESGPMYIDRVSLNMVLRH is encoded by the exons ATGGACATTGAGCTGCAGCCCATCGAGAGGAATGGGAACGATGAAGCAGCATATCCGTCTAATGATCGG GTGACAGCAGGTAATGGAGGTGGTGTGGCCTACAGGACCCCTGAtgcaacagagagagatgggTTGCTTTCTGTACGG AGTAGCGCCGTGTGCAGGGTAAAGAGAGAGCTGAATGAGGTCATCTTCTGGAAAGTCAGACTATGGAtgatcatcatcttcatcttcctcctcatcatTGCTGTGACTCTAATTTCGCTGGCCGTGTGCTCAG TGATCCATGAGGACGTGGATGAGAACTTTGACCGTTCGTTGTTTAAAGTTCCTCAATATTTCAATGGGAGCTTCCAACTGCCCAACCTGGTCTTCACAGAGGAACTTTCCACCCTCTCCTCCAATGAAAGCCAAGCACTTGCTGCTGAACTTCAAGAAAAG CTCACAGACCTCTACAGACTCTCCCCTGCTCTTGGACGATACTTCTCCCAAGCGGAGATCTATGCTTTCAG GAATGGTTCAGTCATCGCTGACTACCAGCTGACATTTCTCATGCCAGAAGAGCAGCAGGATCAGCTGAGAAACATAACTGTGAGCAGGGAGATGGTGTACAACGTGTTGAGACAGTTTCTATATGACCAAGAGCAAGATGAGTCAGGGCCGATGTACATCGATCGAGTTTCCCTAAACATGGTTTTAAGACACTAG
- the guca1c gene encoding guanylyl cyclase-activating protein 3 yields the protein MGANNATLDDIMEEDMHHWYTKFMKESPSGLITLFELKTMLEMSGMTEEASSYVDQVFFTFDMDGDGYIDFVEYIAAISLLLKGEINQKLKWYFKLFDQDGNGKIDKEELETIFKAIQDITRNYDVPPEDIVILIYEKIDIHGEGELTLEEFISGARDHPDIMDMLTKMMDLTNVLEIILNGQKKKAIN from the exons ATGGGTGCCAACAACGCCACCCTGGATGATATCATGGAGGAGGACATGCACCACTGGTACACCAAATTCATGAAGGAATCTCCTTCAGGACTCATAACGCTCTTTGAGCTCAAGACTATGCTTGAAATGAGCGGTATGACAGAGGAGGCCAGCAGCTATGTGGACCAAGTCTTCTTCACCTTTGACATGGATGGG GATGGCTATATAGACTTTGTGGAATACATCGCAGCAATAAGTTTATTACTGAAAGGAGAAATCAACCAGAAACTAAAGTGGTACTTCAAGCTCTTTGATCAAGATGGAAATGGGAAAATTGACAAGGAGGAACTTGAGACTATATTCAAG GCTATTCAAGATATCACCAGAAATTACGACGTGCCTCCAGAAGACATTGTAATTCTTAtatatgagaagattgatatccaCGGAGAAG GTGAGCTGACACTAGAGGAGTTCATCAGTGGAGCCAGGGATCATCCCGACATCATGGATATGCTCACCAAGATGATGGATCTTACCAACGTCCTGGAAATCATTCTTAATGGTCAAAAGAAGAAAGCTATCAACTGA
- the thrsp gene encoding thyroid hormone-inducible hepatic protein, with amino-acid sequence MQPAEATLNRNSLHLALRRYSSAVSDMEQTVLLPSMLRDVPSDEMWDCETAEESCRDLYGNYLMLKAIRNTVENSLVLLNDNKAKNTALNKTLEPLLDTDPQALFRFHLTGLFSVMSDLTKKTQSLTGKYMDIIGVAN; translated from the coding sequence ATGCAGCCTGCCGAAGCCACACTAAACAGAAACAGCCTGCACTTGGCTCTGCGACGATACAGCTCAGCTGTCAGTGACATGGAGCAGACCGTTCTCCTGCCCAGCATGCTGCGAGATGTGCCTTCTGATGAGATGTGGGACTGTGAAACAGCAGAGGAGTCCTGCAGAGACCTGTATGGCAACTATCTGATGCTCAAGGCCATAAGAAACACAGTGGAGAACAGCCTGGTTCTGCTGAATGACAACAAGGCCAAGAACACAGCGCTCAACAAGACCCTGGAGCCTCTCTTGGACACAGATCCTCAAGCTCTCTTCCGCTTCCACCTGACAGGACTGTTTTCTGTGATGAGTGACCTCACCAAGAAGACCCAGAGCCTCACTGGGAAATATATGGACATCATCGGAgtggcaaattaa
- the ndufc2 gene encoding NADH dehydrogenase [ubiquinone] 1 subunit C2 produces the protein MGLVPDEGRGLPPPGVLNRNSVWLAGVGWCTAMLQNAINHRPPMKSGVHRQVLLATIGWFIGYHISKYENFTFAKLDRDMNEYIRLHPEEFAAKEKKTFAEIVEPFHPVR, from the exons ATGGGGCTGGTACCAGACGAGGGAAGAGGTCTCCCTCCTCCGGGAGTCCTCAACAGGAACTCTGTGTGGCTGGCCGGGGTCGGCTGGTGCACCGCCATGCTGCAGAACGCCATCAACCACAGGCCGCCGATGAAATCAG gtGTTCACCGACAAGTCCTATTGGCAACAATTGGTTGGTTCATCGGCTACCACATTTCAAAATATGAAAATTTCACTTTCGCCAAACTTGATCGAGATATGAACGAATATATCAGACTCCACCCAGAGGAATTTGCAGCAAAGG AAAAAAAGACCTTTGCAGAGATCGTCGAGCCTTTCCATCCTGTGCGTTAA
- the rab30 gene encoding ras-related protein Rab-30: MSMEDYDYLFKIVLIGNAGVGKTCLVRRFTQGLFPPGQGATIGVDFMIKTVEIKGEKVKLQIWDTAGQERFRSITQSYYRSANALILTYDITCEDSFRCLPEWLREIEQYANNQVVTILVGNKIDLAEKREVLRQRAEDFAEAQSMLYLETSAKESDNVEKLFLDLACELIREAKQNKLDNNDTAPMPGEGKAISYLSCCNLN, encoded by the exons ATGAGTATGGAAGATTATGACTACCTGTTCAAAATAGTTCTGATAGGAAATGCCGGAGTTGGGAAGACATGCCTTGTCCGGCGCTTTACTCAG GGCCTTTTCCCACCTGGACAAGGGGCTACTATTGGAGTAGATTTCATGATTAAAACAGTGGAAATCAAAGGGGAGAAGGTCAAG CTGCAGATATGGGACACAGCTGGACAGGAGCGATTTCGCTCCATTACTCAGAGTTATTACCGTAGTGCCAACGCCCTCATTCTTACGTACGACATTACCTGTGAGGACTCCTTCAGGTGCCTTCCAGAGTGGCTGAGGGAGATTGAGCAGTACGCCAACAACCAGGTGGTGACTATATTAGTCG GTAATAAAATAGATCtggcagagaagagagaggttCTGAGACAGAGGGCTGAAGACTTCGCTGAGGCTCAGAGCATGCTCTATCTGGAGACCTCGGCCAAAGAGTCCGACAATGTTGAGAAACTTTTCCTCGACCTGGCCTGCGAACTCATTCGAGAGGCCAAGCAGAACAAGCTGGATAACAATGACACTGCCCCAATGCCCGGTGAGGGTAAAGCCATCAGTTACTTGAGCTGCTGCAACCTCAATTAG